A window of Cryptomeria japonica chromosome 3, Sugi_1.0, whole genome shotgun sequence contains these coding sequences:
- the LOC131037363 gene encoding disease resistance protein Roq1 has product MLQQTDALFIPVFYDVKPWELRYIQNEKSQYAAAFFDYQRQGRNLDKLHKWKSSLESASNISGYELSQYQDNLYEKIVSRVIQVVQEKKNSIALDVAKYPVGLAELVQDFERSCPKTETVREKVTIIGIFGLGGVGKSTLAKELYNRRNSGYHASCFLSDVRESHVKGELHCLQSQLLEDLFPKDKEIKELKIRSVHDGIGKLKYHLGRARHSHFLIILDDIDRENQLDALLPEGMLSSASLVIITTRDQSVLRDADIHYKMKGMDKDRAKILFYRHAFRGQDPPIAYEKLVENFVEFCGGLPLSLEVLGAHVYRRNEHYWGLELEKVRKIQSKDVMQRLKISFDGLDREEKHIFIDIACFFNKKEGVDLMSDVITIWKASGWSVEHAVKTLQDKCLVELVKEGEWGSYPHFEMHDHLRDLGRQMADGFGPPRLWKPDILRSMEEKEFQQILTETKGRCFHSFWDFSLGSNITYFIGSLNDSVETALLWLDIDADHYLDKELKCIPSWIPLRKPHKLSVKRVRDLWSSFQKQLQTNTQASFELKVLKICYSPSLKKLPDLIAMFHHLEELYIGHSLEKTDLTSFVHSLKQLSNLRSLSLEDAYGVSFSGILDLSKGRDSTNLLSSTSSRMNSLETIEFHNLHNISKLLISGEICPRLQSFKVRHMGNLKEVHLEQLERLNTFDMWQCRDLVRISGLSSITGLQSLKVWSCPKLKTISGLSSPTGVQMLVQMLDFRFGDLKIRMSSAAERRWGGREEINVREDGYAWVRNCLQELWTLDRGYAAITGMAVDTALFKLNEKLFSEVIDSQTVIEIEKGEYSLEMKSSWSKFCIYALLVRSGSNPYIEFQSEITYLHPLPLGSELMITVLQTPYASSDVRLISVPIEKGFRVRVNEREKGQALIILQRIIDRLYKSCQHMTR; this is encoded by the exons ATGCTACAACAAACCGATGCCCTGTTTATTCCTGTTTTTTACGATGTCAAGCCATGGGAGCTACGGTACATCCAGAACGAGAAGTCACAATATGCTGCGGCATTTTTTGATTATCAAAGGCAAGGCAGGAATCTTGATAAGCTTCATAAATGGAAAAGCTCGCTTGAATCTGCTTCAAATATATCTGGTTATGAACTTAGCCAGTATCAAGA TAATTTGTATGAAAAAATTGTGTCTCGTGTGATACAAGTAGTGCAAGAAAAGAAAAACAGTATAGCATTAGATGTTGCTAAATATCCGGTTGGACTTGCTGAACTCGTCCAAGATTTTGAAAGGTCTTGTCCAAAGACAGAGACAGTGAGGGAGAAGGTCACCATAATAGGGATCTTTGGTCTAGGTGGGGTTGGCAAGTCTACCCTAGCAAAAGAATTGTATAACAGGAGGAATTCAGGCTACCATGCATCATGCTTTCTCTCTGATGTGAGAGAATCACATGTCAAGGGTGAATTGCACTGCTTGCAAAGTCAGCTCTTAGAAGATCTTTTCCCTAAagataaagagataaaagaacTAAAGATTAGAAGTGTGCATGATGGAATCGGAAAGCTGAAGTATCATTTGGGAAGGGCAAGACATTCGCATTTCCTTATAATTCTAGATGATATAGATCGTGAGAACCAGCTAGATGCCCTTTTACCTGAAGGTATGCTGAGCTCTGCTAGTCTGGTAATTATTACAACCCGCGACCAGAGTGTGTTAAGGGATGCAGATATCCACTATAAGATGAAGGGAATGGATAAGGATCGTGCTAAAATTCTCTTCTATAGACATGCTTTCCGTGGACAGGATCCACCCATTGCATATGAAAAATTGGTTGAGAACTTCGTGGAATTCTGTGGAGGTTTACCTCTCTCACTCGAAGTTCTGGGTGCCCATGTTTATCGAAGGAATGAACATTATTGGGGGTTAGAATTGGAAAAAGTAAGGAAAATCCAGTCTAAGGATGTAATGCAAAGACTTAAAATTAGTTTTGATGGTCTAGACAGAGAGGAGAAACATATATTTATAGACATAGCTTGTTTCTTCAataagaaagaaggagttgatttgATGAGTGATGTTATAACAATCTGGAAAGCATCAGGTTGGAGTGTTGAGCATGCAGTTAAAACCCTGCAAGATAAGTGCCTGGTTGAACTGGTTAAGGAAGGGGAATGGGGATCCTATCCACACTTCGAAATGCATGATCATCTCCGCGATCTGGGAAGACAAATGGCAGATGGCTTTGGCCCTCCTCGACTGTGGAAACCAGACATCCTTAGATCTATG GAAGAAaaagaatttcaacaaatcctgaCAGAAACAAAGGGCAGGTGTTTCCATTCATTCTGGGATTTCTCCCTTGGGAGCAATATTACTTATTTTATAGGTAGTTTAAATGACTCTGTTGAGACTGCCCTCCTGTGGCTTGACATAGATGCCGATCATTACCTTGATAAAGAATTAAAATGCATTCCTTCTTGGATTCCTCTACGAAAACCGCACAAGTTGTCTGTTAAAAGAGTGCGAGATTTGTGGAGCAGTTTTCAGAAGCAGTTGCAGACCAATACCCAG GCCAGTTTCGAGTTGAAAGTGCTGAAGATTTGCTACTCTCCGTCGTTGAAAAAGCTTCCAGATTTAATAGCAATGTTCCATCATTTGGAAGAATTATACATAGGCCATTCCTTGGAGAAGACAGATTTAACATCCTTTGTGCATTCACTTAAACAACTTAGCAATCTTAGATCATTGTCATTGGAGGATGCGTACGGCGTCTCCTTCAGTGGGATTTTGGATCTGAGCAAAGGTAGAGATTCAACTAATTTGCTTTCTTCTACAAGCAGCCGCATGAACAGCCTTGAAACCATAGAATTCCACAACTTACATAATATTTCAAAGTTGCTAATTAGTGGAGAGATTTGTCCCAGACTTCAATCATTCAAAGTTCGACACATGGGTAATCTAAAAGAAGTGCATTTAGAGCAGCTAGAGAGACTGAATACTTTTGACATGTGGCAATGCCGCGATTTGGTAAGAATATCAGGGTTATCTTCTATCACAGGGCTTCAGTCTCTTAAAGTGTGGAGCTGTCCCAAACTGAAAACAATATCAGGGTTATCTTCTCCAACAGGGGTTCAAATGTTAGTTCAAATGTTAGATTTTAGATTTGGGGATTTAAAAATTAGGATGTCATCAGCTGCAGAGCGTAGGTGGGGTGGAAGAGAGGAAATTAACGTGCGTGAGGATGGATACGCATGGGTACGGAATTGCCTTCAAGAACTG TGGACGCTAGATAGAGGGTATGCCGCTATAACAGGGATGGCAGTGGATACAGCATTGTTCAAGTTGAATGAAAAACTGTTTTCTGAAGTGATCGACAGCCAAACAGTCATCGAGATTGAGAAAGGAGAGTATTCCCTAGAAATGAAAAGCTCATGGAGTAAATTCTGTATATATGCTTTGCTTGTAAGGTCTGGTAGTAATCCTTACATAGAATTTCAATCTGAAATCACGTATTTGCATCCCTTGCCACTTGGAAGTGAATTGATGATTACAGTTTTACAAACCCCGTATGCTAGTAGTGATGTTAGGCTGATAAGCGTCCCAATAGAGAAGGGGTTTCGGGTCAGGGTGAATGAAAGGGAAAAAGGGCAAGCTTTAATTATATTGCAAAGGATTATTGACAGATTATATAAAAGCTGCCAGCATATGACGCGGTGA